In Streptomyces sp. TLI_146, the genomic stretch GCCGGACGCCGACGTCGACACGCTTGCGCTCACGCTGATCGGGACCGGGCACCTGCTATTCGCGGGGCGCCAAGGCGCCCCTCCCGAGCCGGAGGAGGTCCGCAAGGTGGTGACCTCGGTGATCGCCGCGGCCGTACCGACGTCGTCTCCCGCTTCTTCGCCCCGGCCAGAGGGATCCCGGAAGACCCGGTAACGGGCAGTGCCCACACGGTACTTGCCCCCTACCGGTCGACCCGTCTCAGGAACGCGTCGAGGGATTTTGCCAGCCCTGCCCGTGCGGAGTCCGGTCAGCCCACCCCGCCCCTATCCGGCCCCACCGGCGTCAGCACCCCGAGCCGGTCCTCGATCGCCTGGGCCGCGTCCAGGCACAGGTCCTCGCGGAACGCGCGGCCGATGATCTGCACCCCGCAGGGGAGGCCGTCGGTCAGGCCGGTCGGTACGGCCACCGCCGGTATGCCGACGAAGCTCGTCGCTGTGCACAGGCGCATCGCCGAGGCGACCCGGTCGCGGCCCGCCCGGTCGCGCGACTCCAGGCCCGGCTCGACCGGCGGCTCGGTGAACGACGGGCCGAGCACGAGCGGGTACTCGGTGAGGAACTCCGCCCATGAGCGGCGGATGTTCATCCAGGTGCCCATCAGGCGCATGACCTCGGCCGGGTCGGTGACCGGCGGGGTGCGCTCCATCGCCATCTGGATGTAGCGGTCGCCGCCCGGGCCCAGGAGCGTGCGTACCATCGGCCAGTTCGGGGCGAACTCGGTCGCGGTGATCCGGCCGTACGCTTCGAGGGCCTCGTCCAGCCTCGGTACGTCCGGCACCTCGCGCACCTCGTATCCGGCGTCTCGGAGCGCGTCGGCGGCGGTCTGGACGGATGCCGCGACGGTCGGGTGGACGCCGTGGCCGCCCGGGTCCGCCACCACGGCCACCTTCACCTTCCCCGGCAGCGGTTCGCCGTACACGGGCACCGCGACCGCCCGCGGGTCGCGCGGATCGGTCCCGGCCAGGACCTCGTACGCCAGGCGCAGATCGGCCACGGTCCGGGCCAGCGGGCCGTCGGTGACCAGCATCTGGGAGGCCGGGCCCGGGTCGTCCGGCCCGAGGACGCGGTGGTCGGCGGGGAAGCGTCCGGTGGTCGGCTTCAGCCCGGCCACCCCGCAGAACTGGGCCGGGACCCGGATCGACCCGCCGGAGTCGTTGCCGAGGCCGAGCGCCGCCATGCCCGTGGCGACGGCCACCGCGTCGCCTCCGCTGGTGCCGCCGGGCGTGCGGCCGTGGTCCCACGGATTGAGAGTGTCGCCGAACAGCTCACTGCGGGTGTGCATCCCGGCCAGGACCAAGGTGGGCATGTTGCTGTGCCCGATCGGGATGGCACCGGCGGCACGCAGCCGGGCCACCGGCGGCGCGTCGGCCGCCGCGACCAGATCGCGGAAGCGCTTCACACCGAACGTCGTCGGCACGCCCGCGATCGGCGTGGTCTCCTTCACCGTGAACGGCACGCCCGCGAGCGGCCCCAGCACGTCCCCCGCGGCCCGCCTGCGGTCCGTCCGCTCCGCGGCCTCGCGGGCGCGCTCCGCCAGGAGCTGGGTGACCGCGTTCACCCGCGGGTTGACGGCGGCGATGCGCTCCAGATGGCTTTCGACCAGCTCGGCCGCCGACACCTCGCCACCGTGTACCGCTGCCGCCTGTGCCGTCGCCGGCCTCTGCCACCACGTGTCCTGCATGCTGCGCACTCTCCCCACGGTCGTTCCGATGCGGTTGCATCGGAACAATAGCCCGAGTACCGATGCGAGCGCATCGAATAAGGTGGGCGAAGCGCCACAGCCGCGGCGGGCGGCGGGCACGGCGGACGGAGGCGGGCGGGCATGCCCAGGCAGGTGGACCACGAAGGTCGACGCCAGGTGATCGCCGAGGCCGTGTGCCGACTCGCGGACGAACGCGGCCTGGAGGGCGTGACCCTGCGCGATGTCGCCGCCCGGGCGCAGGTGTCGATGGGCGCGGTGCAGCGCTGCTTCCACACCAAGGAAGAGATGCTGGTGTTCGCGCTGGGGGCCGTCGCGGAGCGGGTCGCCGAGCGCGTACGGGCCCGCCTCGTGCGAAGCCCGGCCCAGTCGGCGGCGTCCGCTCTGGGCCACGCGGCCACCGAGGTCTCACTTCTGCGGGAGGAACACCGGGCCGAGGCCAGGGTGTGGCTCGCCTTCGTCGCCCAGGCGGCGGTCAGCGAGGCGCTCGCCGGCACACTGAAGGCCAACTACGCGGCCCTGCACGAGGCGTTCGCCGATCTGATCGCGGAGGCCGACGAGAGCGGCGCGTATGTGGTGCCCCTCGACGCGCACCACGAGGCCCGCGCCCTCCTCGCCCTGGCCGACGGCCTCACCGCACACGTCCTCATCGGCCACCTCACCGCGCGCCAGGCCCAGGACGTCCTCCACACCCACCTGGCCCGGCTGTGGGAGCGGCCCACGCGGGACGCCCGCTCAGACTGAACCCGCGGGTGTGTTGCGGGCGGTGCACAGCATGTCGAGCGGACCCGGTCCCAGCGTGCCGCGCACCTGCACCTGGAGGGTGGCCTCGGGGTCGGGTGTCAGGTCCCAGCGGGCGCAGACCGTGGCCAGGGCGAGGGTCATCTCGGTGAGGGCGAACTGGTCGCCGATGCACTTGCGGTTGCCGCCCCCGAAGGGCACGTGCGCGCCCCGGGGCAGGGCGTCGGCCCCGTCGGCGGCCCAGCGGTCGGGGTCGAAACGCTCCGGGTCGGGGAACAGATCGGGCTGGTGGTGCAGCAGATAGGCGCTGTAGAGGAGGGCGGTGCCCTTGGGCAGGGGGTGTCCGGCGAGGGTGGTGTCGGTCGTGGTGACTCGGGTGAAGAACCAGCCCGCGGGGTACATCCGCATCACCTCGTGGATGATGCGCTGGGTGTAGGACAGACCCTCCAGGTCGGCGGGGGTGGCGGTGCGCCCGGCCAGCGTCGCGTCCACTTCGGCGTGCAGCTGCTCCCGTACCTTCGGATGCTGGCTGATCAACCAGATCGCGAAGGCGAGGGTGTTGGCGGTGGTCTCGAAACCGGCGCCGATCATCACCATCAGCTGGTCGCGGATGTCCTCGTCGGACATGGGCTCGCCCGTGTCGTCGTCGTGGGCGGTCAGCAGCATCGACACCAGGTCGTCCTCGCCGGGCGCGGCCCGCCGGGCGGCGATGATGTCGTCGATCGCGCGGTGCAGGCGCGTACAGGCGCGGCGGTAGCGCACGTTGCCCCGGGTGGGCAGCCGGTAGAGCGGCCCCAGCGGCAGCATCACGCGCTGGTAGATCCCGTCGATGACCGTGTGCAGACTCTCCAGCACCTCGGCCACCGCCGAGTCCTCCGCCTCCGCGGCCAGCACGCTGCGGGTGACGATGCGCAGGGTCAGGGTGGTGAGCGCGGCGGTGACGTCGAGCCGTTGGCCGGGCTTCCAGGAGGTGGTCATACGGTCCACCTCCTCGCCCATCACCACCGCGTACCCGTCGATGCGGCCGGGCTGGAAGGCGGGCTGCATCTGGCGGCGCTGCCAGCGGTGTTCGCGCCACCCGGCCATGGGCAGACTGCTTCCGAACAGCACCCGTGCCTTGTCGAAGAACGGGCCGCCCTTGTCGAAGGTCCGCGAGTCGGTGAGCATCTGGTGCGCCGCGTCCGGGCGGCAGACGACATAGGCTGGCCAGGGCCCCATCCCGATCCGTACGAGGTCCCCGTGGGCCGGCAGCGAGGACAGGAACTCCAGCGGGCGGGCGTGGAGTTGCCAGGCGTGGCCGAGCAGGGGCAGCCTGCCGGGAGCCGCACCGGCGCGCGCCCGTGAGGGGGTGGTGGTCACAGCAGGACACCTCCAGGAAGGACATGCCGGGCCCGGTGCGCGGCAGGCCGTCGGCTTCCGACTATCCTCCCCCCGTCCACGTACGGGAACCCGGCGCGAAGCAGCCCGCGAGGGCGCGGTGCGCACGGGCAACAGCCCCCGGGCGGCGGGCATGGAGGCGCAGGTGGCGGGCCCGGGAGCGGGCACCCGTACGCCCTGGCAGGTGCACCTCACCGGTTCTCTATCCTCCCGGTATGAAAAATCGTCTGCGTATACCGCGGCTGCTTGGCGCCGCGCTGATCGGGGCGGTCCTGCCGGCTCTGCTCGGTGCGCCCGCCACGGCGGCCGCACCGACGCCCCCGAACACCACGAAGTCGGCCGGGCAGCAGTGGGAGCTGCTCTCGCTCGCCACCGGCAAGTACGTCTCGGTGGAGTCGTCGAACACCGATGAGCTGCACGCCCGGGCGGACAGCCCCGGCATCTCCGAGCAGTTCACCCTGCACACCGACAACGTGGCCAAGGGGGCGACCGTCTCCCTGCGGTCGCAGGCCAACGGCGCCTATGTGGCGGCGGAGTTCGGCGCCGGAGCCGACGGCCGGTACGGGAAGCTGCGCGCCCGCACCGACGGGCCGCCCGGCGGCTGGGAGAAACTGGAGCTCGTGCCGCAGCCGCAGTCCGGCGCGGACGTCTACGCCCTGCGCTACCACGACGGTACGCAGGAGCGCTATGTGTCCGCCGACGCGAGCGCGACCGGCGACGGGCTGCTCCAGGCCCGCGCCACGGCGGTGAACTCCTGGGAGCGCTTCCGCCTGGTGGCCGTGGCCGCTCCGGCCGACCCGCCCCCGCCGCCGGCCGCGTCCGCGCGCGCCGTCAAGGCGATGACCTGGAACGTGTGCGCCGACAACAACAAGGACTGCGGTTTCTACCACACGGCGGCGGGCCCGCTGGCGGACCAGATCGTGGCACGTGCGAAGGCCGCCGGGAGCCCCGACGTGATCCTGCTCGAGGAGTTCTGCGAGAAGTTCGCCAAGCCCGTGGAGCTGGCGCTGGAGACGCAGCTCGGCGGCGGCTGGGACGTACGGTTCGCGCCGGTCCAGTACCAGGTGCCCGGAACGGGTATCAAGGCGCGGAAGAACTGCCGGCCCGACGCGTCGGGAGCGGACCGGGGAGCGTACGGCGTGGCGCTGGCCGTGCCCGAGGAGAACACCTGGTACCGGGCGTACGAGCTGCCGTCCCCGCCCGGTTTCGAGCAGCGCACCGCGCTGTGCGCCACGGTGGCGTCCTGGGCCGCGGAGGTGTGCGCCGCGCACTTCAGCACGGGCGGCGAGGGCTACGACGACCCCGACCGCGTCTACCAGCCGCAGCAGGCGGACGCCCTGCGCCAGGCGGCGTCCCTGCCCGGCTACCGGCCGCTGCTCGGCGGCGATCTGAACGCCGCGCCCTCGACGGGTGTGCTGGGCACGCTGTACTCCGCGTACGAGGAGTGCGACGCGCACTCGGCGACGCCGAACCGGCCGACGGCGGGCGTCAGCAAGATCGACTACCTGTTCGGCGGGGGCACCTGGAGCGGCTGCGGCGTCGCGGCGGACACCGGCTCCTCCGAC encodes the following:
- a CDS encoding endonuclease/exonuclease/phosphatase family protein — translated: MKNRLRIPRLLGAALIGAVLPALLGAPATAAAPTPPNTTKSAGQQWELLSLATGKYVSVESSNTDELHARADSPGISEQFTLHTDNVAKGATVSLRSQANGAYVAAEFGAGADGRYGKLRARTDGPPGGWEKLELVPQPQSGADVYALRYHDGTQERYVSADASATGDGLLQARATAVNSWERFRLVAVAAPADPPPPPAASARAVKAMTWNVCADNNKDCGFYHTAAGPLADQIVARAKAAGSPDVILLEEFCEKFAKPVELALETQLGGGWDVRFAPVQYQVPGTGIKARKNCRPDASGADRGAYGVALAVPEENTWYRAYELPSPPGFEQRTALCATVASWAAEVCAAHFSTGGEGYDDPDRVYQPQQADALRQAASLPGYRPLLGGDLNAAPSTGVLGTLYSAYEECDAHSATPNRPTAGVSKIDYLFGGGTWSGCGVAADTGSSDHRAVWGTLTL
- a CDS encoding amidase, whose amino-acid sequence is MQDTWWQRPATAQAAAVHGGEVSAAELVESHLERIAAVNPRVNAVTQLLAERAREAAERTDRRRAAGDVLGPLAGVPFTVKETTPIAGVPTTFGVKRFRDLVAAADAPPVARLRAAGAIPIGHSNMPTLVLAGMHTRSELFGDTLNPWDHGRTPGGTSGGDAVAVATGMAALGLGNDSGGSIRVPAQFCGVAGLKPTTGRFPADHRVLGPDDPGPASQMLVTDGPLARTVADLRLAYEVLAGTDPRDPRAVAVPVYGEPLPGKVKVAVVADPGGHGVHPTVAASVQTAADALRDAGYEVREVPDVPRLDEALEAYGRITATEFAPNWPMVRTLLGPGGDRYIQMAMERTPPVTDPAEVMRLMGTWMNIRRSWAEFLTEYPLVLGPSFTEPPVEPGLESRDRAGRDRVASAMRLCTATSFVGIPAVAVPTGLTDGLPCGVQIIGRAFREDLCLDAAQAIEDRLGVLTPVGPDRGGVG
- a CDS encoding TetR/AcrR family transcriptional regulator, with amino-acid sequence MPRQVDHEGRRQVIAEAVCRLADERGLEGVTLRDVAARAQVSMGAVQRCFHTKEEMLVFALGAVAERVAERVRARLVRSPAQSAASALGHAATEVSLLREEHRAEARVWLAFVAQAAVSEALAGTLKANYAALHEAFADLIAEADESGAYVVPLDAHHEARALLALADGLTAHVLIGHLTARQAQDVLHTHLARLWERPTRDARSD
- a CDS encoding cytochrome P450, which encodes MTTTPSRARAGAAPGRLPLLGHAWQLHARPLEFLSSLPAHGDLVRIGMGPWPAYVVCRPDAAHQMLTDSRTFDKGGPFFDKARVLFGSSLPMAGWREHRWQRRQMQPAFQPGRIDGYAVVMGEEVDRMTTSWKPGQRLDVTAALTTLTLRIVTRSVLAAEAEDSAVAEVLESLHTVIDGIYQRVMLPLGPLYRLPTRGNVRYRRACTRLHRAIDDIIAARRAAPGEDDLVSMLLTAHDDDTGEPMSDEDIRDQLMVMIGAGFETTANTLAFAIWLISQHPKVREQLHAEVDATLAGRTATPADLEGLSYTQRIIHEVMRMYPAGWFFTRVTTTDTTLAGHPLPKGTALLYSAYLLHHQPDLFPDPERFDPDRWAADGADALPRGAHVPFGGGNRKCIGDQFALTEMTLALATVCARWDLTPDPEATLQVQVRGTLGPGPLDMLCTARNTPAGSV